Proteins encoded by one window of Vampirovibrionales bacterium:
- a CDS encoding UDP-glucose/GDP-mannose dehydrogenase family protein, with protein MKLCVVGTGYVGLVTGTCLAEMGNDVICVDNNADKIARLRAGEVPIYEPGLEELIRANVREDRLQFSTDLADAVRRSQICFIAVGTPQGDDGSADLAAVFGVGREIAAAMDGYKIIVTKSTVPVGTADRIRAIVADATTQEFSMVSNPEFLKQGAAVDDFLKPDRVVIGTDPGDQRAADLMRELYSPFLRTGNPIIMMDIRSAEMTKYVANAFLATKISFINEMSNLCEQVGADIAQVRTGICSDSRIGGQFLFPGIGYGGSCFPKDVKALIKTARDHERPSSILEAVDEVNKGQRQAFLDKVLAYFGDEPLTGKTFAMWGLAFKPRTDDLREAPSVMLVNALVARGAKIQAFDPKGMDNARAYYMKDAITYCDAAYDALKGADALLLVTEWNEFRRPDFDKMKTLMKRAIIFDGRNQYDVERMAARGFEYVCMGRPPVLSDKLSDKAPAAV; from the coding sequence ATGAAACTATGCGTGGTGGGCACCGGCTATGTGGGCCTGGTGACAGGAACGTGTCTGGCAGAAATGGGCAACGACGTGATTTGCGTCGACAACAACGCCGACAAGATTGCGCGGCTGCGCGCCGGCGAAGTGCCGATCTACGAGCCCGGCCTTGAAGAGCTGATTCGCGCCAACGTTCGCGAAGACCGCCTCCAGTTTTCCACCGATTTAGCAGACGCCGTGCGGCGTTCGCAAATCTGCTTTATTGCCGTTGGCACGCCGCAAGGCGACGACGGCTCGGCCGATCTGGCCGCTGTCTTTGGCGTCGGACGCGAAATTGCCGCCGCTATGGATGGTTATAAAATCATCGTCACCAAGAGCACGGTACCGGTGGGCACCGCCGATCGCATTCGCGCCATTGTTGCCGACGCCACCACACAAGAGTTCTCGATGGTCTCCAACCCTGAATTCCTCAAGCAGGGCGCGGCCGTAGATGACTTCCTCAAGCCTGACCGCGTGGTGATTGGCACGGATCCTGGCGATCAGCGCGCCGCCGATCTGATGCGCGAGCTGTATTCGCCCTTCCTGCGCACAGGAAACCCCATCATCATGATGGATATCCGTTCGGCGGAAATGACGAAATACGTCGCCAACGCCTTTCTCGCCACGAAGATCTCGTTTATTAACGAGATGAGCAATCTGTGCGAGCAGGTCGGCGCCGACATCGCCCAGGTGCGCACGGGCATTTGCAGCGATTCGCGCATCGGCGGCCAGTTTCTGTTTCCGGGCATCGGGTATGGCGGATCGTGCTTTCCCAAGGACGTCAAGGCGCTGATTAAAACCGCCCGCGACCACGAGCGGCCGTCGTCGATTCTCGAAGCCGTCGATGAAGTGAACAAAGGCCAGCGTCAGGCGTTTCTCGATAAAGTGCTGGCATATTTCGGCGATGAGCCGCTCACCGGCAAGACGTTCGCCATGTGGGGCCTTGCCTTCAAACCCCGCACCGACGATTTGCGCGAAGCGCCCAGCGTGATGCTGGTCAACGCTCTGGTGGCGCGCGGCGCGAAAATTCAGGCCTTCGACCCCAAAGGCATGGATAACGCTCGCGCCTACTACATGAAAGACGCCATTACTTATTGCGATGCCGCCTACGATGCGCTCAAGGGCGCCGACGCGCTGCTGCTGGTCACCGAGTGGAACGAATTCCGCCGCCCCGACTTCGACAAGATGAAAACGCTGATGAAGCGCGCCATCATCTTTGACGGTCGCAACCAGTACGACGTAGAACGCATGGCCGCCCGCGGCTTTGAATACGTCTGCATGGGCCGCCCGCCGGTCTTATCCGACAAGTTATCCGACAAAGCGCCCGCCGCCGTTTAA
- a CDS encoding glycogen/starch synthase, with amino-acid sequence MSSVSLAAPRFSQSQRPSRPDGVTATASTPVAPSKKEQIVWLKGPSRVRFGFARPQAQESSPPENASHNPSARINGVFVTPEPREAMKGGLGEVSFTVPSAFKDHSERVGVFTLEPFGSMSAKDPAWKDTGLDLKLTDFPTPAMEAWLSHQMPQTRYATAASLMPKQSFRLMQKIEPQNGMTRWAIANDTYFKPYSTLYPENAKAYADIRDLGGSKTIAMFNRAARAFMPYLSGKKALPEGARLDLPPGGMDFVWANDAHVAPILSAVKADQPQMERLMMLHNVGYDVTLPTDAAEAVGMDVSHNASADPGHFSQLAQGIEDAHKVILDGNYKNTLLNTKLMDEAHFIPALRKSNADGRAFAIHHFLDPKFDPALHPALTTDGFTQLKNGLAGLGDFKRQNKAALQQWAGLKQDPDAIIFGYAARFDPYQKGFTMLMDSMKELLDKYPKAQLAIAGKADEDIPGLKPLIEELTRPGSPYEGRVFLPNKFMDRPSTVKIFAGSDFTILPSLYEPYGLTQLEALKMGSVPLVQSVDGLRSTLSDPAVNNAADGPPSKAWDYGQTAVMFKLPDVVAYRRTMAPLMHGEKLTEAQEATIKDGARIFQQAFDRAVTLASKPDEMRQVRENGVRYVNTEHASDAIIKRYEDIFAAVPAPERSKTPA; translated from the coding sequence ATGTCGTCTGTGTCTCTCGCCGCTCCGCGCTTCTCCCAATCTCAACGCCCCTCTCGCCCTGATGGCGTAACGGCAACCGCATCCACGCCTGTCGCGCCCTCAAAAAAAGAGCAGATTGTCTGGCTTAAAGGCCCGTCGCGCGTTCGTTTCGGGTTTGCGCGACCGCAAGCGCAAGAAAGCAGTCCCCCAGAAAACGCCTCTCACAACCCCAGCGCGCGGATTAATGGCGTCTTTGTCACGCCAGAGCCGCGCGAAGCGATGAAGGGGGGACTGGGAGAAGTCTCCTTTACCGTGCCGTCGGCCTTTAAAGATCACAGCGAGCGCGTCGGCGTCTTTACGCTGGAACCGTTTGGATCGATGTCGGCCAAAGACCCCGCATGGAAAGACACGGGCCTCGATCTGAAGCTCACGGATTTCCCCACGCCCGCCATGGAGGCGTGGCTGTCGCATCAGATGCCACAAACGCGGTACGCCACAGCCGCTTCGCTAATGCCCAAGCAGTCCTTCCGGCTAATGCAAAAAATTGAGCCGCAAAATGGGATGACACGCTGGGCCATTGCCAATGACACGTATTTCAAGCCCTACTCCACGCTCTATCCTGAGAATGCGAAGGCGTACGCCGATATCCGCGATCTGGGCGGCAGCAAGACAATTGCGATGTTCAATCGCGCCGCGCGGGCCTTTATGCCCTACCTGTCGGGCAAAAAAGCGTTGCCTGAAGGCGCACGGCTCGACCTGCCGCCCGGCGGGATGGATTTCGTGTGGGCGAACGATGCCCACGTAGCGCCCATTTTGTCGGCCGTAAAAGCGGACCAACCTCAGATGGAGCGCCTCATGATGCTCCATAACGTAGGTTACGACGTCACGTTGCCGACCGACGCCGCCGAAGCCGTGGGTATGGACGTTTCCCATAACGCATCGGCGGATCCGGGGCATTTCTCGCAACTGGCCCAAGGCATCGAAGACGCTCACAAAGTCATTCTGGACGGCAACTACAAAAACACCCTGCTGAACACCAAGCTGATGGACGAAGCCCATTTCATCCCGGCGTTGCGCAAGAGCAATGCAGACGGCCGCGCGTTCGCCATTCACCATTTTCTGGATCCGAAGTTTGACCCGGCCCTTCACCCCGCGCTCACCACCGACGGCTTTACCCAGTTGAAAAACGGTCTGGCGGGTCTGGGCGACTTCAAACGCCAGAACAAGGCCGCTTTGCAGCAGTGGGCGGGGCTCAAGCAGGATCCAGACGCCATTATTTTCGGCTATGCGGCGCGATTCGACCCGTATCAAAAAGGCTTCACCATGTTGATGGACTCCATGAAGGAGCTGCTCGACAAATACCCCAAAGCGCAATTGGCCATCGCCGGTAAGGCAGATGAAGACATTCCCGGACTCAAGCCCCTGATTGAGGAGTTGACGCGCCCAGGTTCGCCCTATGAGGGGCGCGTGTTTCTGCCCAATAAGTTTATGGATCGCCCCAGTACGGTCAAGATCTTTGCGGGCAGCGATTTTACGATCCTGCCCAGTTTGTACGAACCCTATGGCTTGACGCAGTTAGAAGCGCTCAAAATGGGTTCTGTCCCGCTGGTCCAGTCGGTCGACGGCCTGCGCTCGACGCTAAGCGACCCCGCTGTAAATAACGCAGCCGACGGACCGCCCTCTAAAGCATGGGATTACGGCCAGACGGCGGTGATGTTCAAGCTGCCCGACGTGGTCGCCTATCGCCGCACAATGGCGCCGCTGATGCACGGCGAAAAGCTGACAGAGGCTCAGGAAGCCACCATCAAAGACGGCGCCCGCATCTTCCAGCAGGCGTTCGATCGCGCCGTGACGCTGGCCTCCAAACCCGATGAGATGCGACAGGTGCGCGAAAACGGCGTCCGCTACGTCAACACAGAGCACGCCAGCGACGCCATCATCAAGCGATACGAAGATATTTTTGCCGCCGTGCCGGCTCCTGAGCGCTCGAAAACGCCTGCCTGA
- a CDS encoding PilZ domain-containing protein translates to MITPLRQAFPVNRLNRRLWLKTLAVSALILTLTWLSLPHLDGLFLRRALGWPLILHASVSLLLATLIMGAHALTRRHPGASGRWIAPALLSFAGARLLSWRWLETLPQDGALWHLPAWTLALAETVGWCLALAPLWRQALAEGNHAAPLHEQGLETPILEALIFAPDTFSPADARDLYRTTLACQRMGIAPEHLWLVDRQERPAIAAIARTLNAQVMHLRPAQPLFPAISKRHGGLVSQASGALLLQSGQIPSPSLAAQATRILNRATIAMASFPCARVVSDGRLRNLGLREALQGVGAGALLADSGEESVWLLRLDALTSLQSPAEDISALTDALRAQGYAVTHDDTTPVLSLRDAGGSDGPHRALREDLIFSRRLRNLWGGGFKGILDEGFPYGGQTLRRAARLIFLLSPAVALLAGVSPLTTGRWELATFYFPAWVALALYAHAGSTRHLPGPQSQAAQVLGEAMGALNAWRALLFPSHSVRRLSSARFWIEPALLLGVLALALGVGIRQTLSEADASGLRDVMTLWAFYNVCLLASALCASLDRPRRRQSPRVRVSAIPCVVQCADRTLAFGRVINLSETGLMAVFNDPIPLREGCQVTLLDDASALADPMQARPIRSSLDSANRCRVAFEFDNVSEPAHRALAGILVREASAASAGPSPSISAPWRVWAYLVLASAYRWRLRERPSRRQTVRMRKALTCELQRDQRVWRAVARDVSENGMAADAQNFPRRWPRHAGLTAHVTWEDGETVSLPARVARTGPWNAEQQELGLVFEALSPDDWRRWIARLYPTPIGRVRSAFDADVIWPCRVRTATRDGFQRATIVQASPARIIVHWPESDAPLLAQGEVVEVQILNGGPSLTGITQHAREAMALVALTTSDWPTLAHLARWMSRAPESGPENARDDSHEPSLDSSQVAPVEAVARRN, encoded by the coding sequence ATGATAACCCCGCTGCGCCAGGCATTCCCCGTCAATCGTCTGAATCGACGCCTCTGGCTGAAGACTTTGGCCGTCTCGGCGCTGATTCTAACGCTGACGTGGCTTTCACTGCCGCATCTCGATGGATTATTTTTACGGCGCGCGCTCGGATGGCCGCTGATTCTTCACGCCAGCGTCAGCCTGCTTCTGGCAACCCTGATCATGGGCGCTCACGCCTTGACGCGCCGACATCCGGGAGCCTCTGGACGCTGGATTGCGCCGGCACTCCTGTCGTTTGCGGGCGCGCGATTATTAAGCTGGCGATGGCTGGAGACCCTCCCGCAGGACGGCGCGCTGTGGCATCTGCCCGCCTGGACTCTGGCGCTGGCGGAAACCGTCGGCTGGTGCCTTGCGCTGGCCCCTCTATGGCGTCAAGCCCTTGCCGAAGGCAATCACGCTGCCCCTCTCCACGAGCAGGGCCTTGAAACGCCTATTCTCGAAGCCCTGATTTTTGCCCCCGACACGTTCAGCCCAGCAGATGCGCGCGATCTGTACCGCACCACGCTGGCGTGTCAGCGTATGGGCATTGCGCCTGAACATCTGTGGCTGGTGGATCGCCAGGAGAGACCCGCGATTGCCGCCATCGCCAGAACGCTGAATGCGCAGGTGATGCATCTGCGCCCAGCGCAACCCCTGTTTCCGGCAATTAGCAAACGGCATGGCGGCTTGGTATCTCAGGCAAGCGGCGCGCTGCTGCTTCAGTCGGGACAGATTCCGTCGCCGAGTCTGGCGGCTCAAGCCACCCGGATTCTGAATCGAGCGACGATCGCGATGGCCTCATTTCCCTGCGCGCGCGTGGTTTCAGACGGCCGCCTGCGGAATCTGGGCTTGCGCGAGGCGCTGCAAGGCGTTGGCGCAGGCGCTTTATTAGCGGATTCCGGCGAAGAGTCCGTCTGGCTGTTACGTCTTGACGCGCTGACGTCGCTTCAGAGCCCGGCCGAAGATATCTCCGCCCTCACTGACGCCCTGCGCGCTCAAGGATACGCCGTCACGCACGACGACACAACGCCTGTGCTTAGCCTGCGCGATGCAGGCGGGTCCGACGGGCCACACCGCGCTTTGCGCGAAGATTTAATCTTTTCAAGACGCCTTCGAAACCTCTGGGGGGGCGGGTTTAAAGGCATACTCGACGAAGGCTTTCCCTACGGCGGACAAACGTTGCGGCGGGCGGCGCGCCTGATTTTTCTGCTCAGCCCGGCCGTGGCGCTGCTGGCGGGCGTTTCGCCTCTGACGACGGGTCGTTGGGAGCTGGCAACTTTTTATTTCCCGGCTTGGGTTGCGCTGGCCTTATATGCCCACGCAGGATCGACGAGACATTTACCCGGCCCACAAAGCCAGGCGGCCCAGGTATTGGGAGAAGCCATGGGCGCGCTTAACGCCTGGCGCGCGCTGTTGTTTCCTTCTCATAGCGTCAGACGCCTGTCCTCTGCGCGATTTTGGATCGAGCCAGCGCTCTTGCTGGGCGTGTTGGCGCTGGCCTTAGGCGTAGGGATTCGCCAGACCCTCAGCGAAGCGGACGCCAGCGGCTTACGGGACGTGATGACCCTCTGGGCGTTTTATAACGTCTGCCTGTTGGCATCAGCTCTGTGCGCGAGTCTGGATCGTCCGCGTCGCCGACAATCGCCGCGCGTGAGAGTCTCTGCCATTCCATGCGTGGTTCAATGCGCCGATCGCACGCTGGCCTTTGGCCGCGTGATCAATCTGAGCGAAACCGGGCTGATGGCAGTTTTCAACGACCCCATTCCCTTGCGCGAAGGCTGTCAGGTGACGCTGCTCGATGACGCCTCCGCGTTGGCCGACCCCATGCAGGCGCGGCCCATCCGCAGCAGCCTGGACAGCGCCAATCGCTGTCGCGTCGCCTTTGAGTTTGACAACGTTTCTGAGCCCGCGCATCGCGCCCTTGCCGGTATCTTAGTCCGAGAGGCGAGCGCAGCGTCTGCCGGACCATCGCCGTCCATCAGCGCGCCATGGCGGGTCTGGGCTTATCTGGTATTGGCCAGCGCCTACCGTTGGCGCTTGAGAGAGCGCCCCAGCCGTCGTCAGACGGTGCGCATGCGCAAGGCGCTGACCTGCGAGCTTCAGCGCGATCAACGCGTGTGGCGCGCCGTGGCGCGCGACGTCAGCGAAAACGGAATGGCGGCTGACGCCCAGAATTTTCCGCGTCGCTGGCCCCGTCACGCGGGATTAACAGCGCATGTGACGTGGGAAGACGGCGAAACCGTTTCGTTACCCGCGCGCGTCGCGCGAACCGGCCCGTGGAACGCGGAACAGCAGGAATTAGGCCTCGTTTTTGAGGCTTTATCGCCTGACGACTGGCGTCGCTGGATTGCGCGCCTGTATCCAACGCCCATCGGACGCGTTCGCAGCGCCTTTGACGCCGATGTCATCTGGCCCTGCCGCGTTCGCACGGCAACGCGCGACGGCTTCCAGCGCGCGACGATTGTCCAGGCCAGCCCCGCGCGCATCATTGTCCACTGGCCTGAGAGCGACGCCCCGCTTCTGGCGCAAGGCGAGGTCGTAGAGGTTCAGATACTCAACGGCGGTCCCAGCTTAACCGGCATCACCCAGCACGCCCGCGAAGCGATGGCTCTGGTTGCCCTGACGACGTCCGACTGGCCCACGCTCGCGCATCTGGCCCGCTGGATGTCGCGCGCGCCAGAAAGCGGCCCAGAAAACGCGAGAGACGACTCGCATGAGCCGTCCCTAGATTCTTCACAAGTCGCGCCTGTGGAGGCCGTCGCCCGCCGCAACTAG
- a CDS encoding transglycosylase SLT domain-containing protein, with product MAKSLAGAALVAGVVALAWWGVQSGWNVSEAVESVIDGFQRATRTAQRDSRLFNPAQPLSLDAARALYRKSLSAQSQGDAKAALDGFNQLESALPALSPWILFHQAEALGAQGQEAAAQERLKDVIAQVPASPLHGAALYALGQSRLRARQEEAAREAFIKTRQQFGQSDYGIASLYYLGELAGRAASVEAAASGSPTPPRRVLPQAQLAFWREYLDKSPDGRFAFEIASTLQGALEAPAADDCRRISLGLASHGAFPKNAMRFFDCAPFQDIWLSQAMALRDAGEPTQSAETALRGLAVALDAEQRAKGVDLLVRLLPADQAAAALSKLRLQDAQKAPTAAGGDYVLWRLAELDSAGAPAYWQEILTRYPQGDYAPESGWRLMWRLIRSGQTQAYLAQSERHLQAYPHSQSAPQALFWRAKLLERRGARQDALNAYDSLLSAYPASYYAFRAYGRVLALRHGRPDPLWQTRPGRALPSAPEPGSDAVSMDSVPESLRSAAGELMAIGACDDLALAQTSSSQATASPSRAAILLKSACLHRAGDRAQGIRLLRENLDERARQGDRSAFDPSAAEMKLLYPLYFAPILEREARSNRIDPLLALSLTREESYFNEMAVSSSRALGLMQLMPATAGEVAGWLGVGGFQTMALFQPELNIRFGCRYLGHLDQTFPGQPMLMVGAYNGGPNAVKRWVSKSAVFARDPDQFVEEIPYDQTRLYIKKVFGAYWNYRRLYRLQ from the coding sequence ATGGCGAAATCTCTTGCGGGCGCGGCCTTGGTTGCGGGCGTTGTCGCGCTGGCGTGGTGGGGCGTTCAATCGGGCTGGAACGTCAGCGAGGCGGTGGAATCGGTTATCGATGGCTTTCAGCGCGCCACGCGCACGGCGCAACGAGACAGCCGCCTGTTTAATCCCGCTCAGCCGCTTTCGTTAGACGCGGCGCGCGCGCTGTATCGTAAAAGCCTGAGCGCGCAAAGCCAGGGCGACGCCAAAGCGGCGCTGGACGGATTCAATCAGTTAGAGTCGGCTCTTCCCGCTTTGAGCCCTTGGATTCTCTTTCATCAGGCGGAGGCGCTGGGCGCGCAAGGGCAAGAGGCCGCCGCGCAAGAGCGCCTGAAAGACGTCATTGCTCAAGTCCCGGCTAGTCCCTTACATGGGGCGGCACTGTACGCGCTGGGACAATCGCGTTTACGCGCGCGTCAAGAAGAGGCGGCTCGCGAGGCTTTCATCAAAACGCGGCAGCAGTTTGGTCAAAGCGATTATGGCATTGCCAGCCTGTATTATCTGGGCGAACTTGCGGGACGGGCGGCGAGCGTCGAAGCTGCCGCTTCAGGATCGCCCACGCCTCCGCGCCGCGTTTTGCCGCAAGCCCAACTCGCCTTCTGGCGCGAGTACCTCGACAAAAGCCCGGACGGGCGCTTTGCCTTCGAGATCGCCTCAACCCTGCAAGGCGCTCTGGAAGCTCCTGCGGCGGACGATTGTCGACGCATCTCGCTGGGACTTGCCAGCCATGGGGCTTTTCCTAAAAATGCCATGCGGTTTTTTGACTGTGCGCCTTTTCAGGATATCTGGCTGAGTCAGGCGATGGCGCTGCGCGACGCCGGCGAGCCGACACAGTCCGCCGAGACGGCGCTTCGCGGTCTGGCGGTCGCCCTTGACGCCGAACAACGCGCCAAAGGCGTCGATCTCCTTGTTCGTCTTCTCCCTGCTGATCAGGCCGCCGCTGCGCTGAGTAAGCTGCGCCTGCAGGACGCGCAAAAAGCGCCGACTGCTGCCGGAGGCGATTATGTCTTGTGGCGTCTGGCAGAGTTAGATTCGGCGGGCGCGCCTGCCTATTGGCAGGAAATTCTCACGCGTTACCCGCAAGGCGACTACGCGCCGGAAAGCGGATGGCGTCTGATGTGGCGCCTGATCCGGAGCGGTCAGACGCAGGCGTATTTAGCCCAGAGCGAGAGGCATCTTCAGGCTTATCCTCATTCGCAATCGGCGCCGCAAGCGCTTTTCTGGCGCGCCAAACTGCTGGAGCGTCGCGGCGCCAGGCAAGATGCCTTGAATGCTTACGATTCGCTCCTGTCTGCGTATCCGGCGAGTTATTATGCGTTTCGCGCGTATGGCCGTGTGTTGGCGCTGCGCCATGGTCGCCCCGATCCTCTCTGGCAAACCCGTCCGGGGCGTGCGTTGCCGTCTGCGCCTGAACCGGGAAGCGACGCTGTGTCGATGGACAGTGTGCCCGAGTCGTTGCGTTCGGCGGCCGGCGAATTGATGGCGATCGGCGCCTGTGATGATCTGGCGCTTGCGCAGACGTCCTCGTCGCAAGCGACGGCAAGTCCTTCTCGCGCGGCGATTTTGCTGAAAAGCGCCTGCCTGCATCGCGCAGGCGATCGGGCTCAGGGGATTCGTCTCTTAAGAGAGAATCTCGACGAACGTGCGCGTCAGGGCGACCGCTCGGCTTTTGATCCCAGCGCCGCCGAAATGAAGCTGTTATACCCGCTGTATTTTGCGCCGATTCTAGAACGCGAAGCCCGCTCCAACCGCATTGATCCGTTGCTGGCGCTGTCGTTGACCCGGGAAGAGAGCTATTTCAACGAAATGGCGGTGAGCAGTTCCCGGGCGCTCGGTCTGATGCAGCTGATGCCCGCCACTGCCGGAGAAGTCGCGGGATGGCTGGGCGTTGGCGGCTTTCAGACGATGGCGTTGTTTCAGCCGGAACTTAACATTCGATTTGGCTGCCGGTACCTAGGGCATCTGGATCAGACATTTCCCGGGCAGCCCATGTTGATGGTGGGGGCGTATAACGGGGGCCCAAACGCTGTCAAACGCTGGGTTTCGAAATCGGCCGTTTTTGCGCGCGACCCTGATCAGTTTGTCGAAGAAATCCCCTACGATCAAACGCGGCTCTATATTAAAAAAGTGTTTGGCGCCTACTGGAATTACCGGCGACTATACCGGCTTCAATAA
- a CDS encoding YbaB/EbfC family nucleoid-associated protein, whose amino-acid sequence MFDIQKMMKQAQKMQEKMQRMQEEMGEMEIQGSAGGGAIVITSNAKLEFRSVTVQAEALGDRETLEDLILTALRDLNAKAEKITKEKMDDVTAGMPLPPGMKLPF is encoded by the coding sequence ATGTTTGATATTCAGAAGATGATGAAACAGGCCCAGAAGATGCAGGAAAAAATGCAGCGCATGCAGGAAGAAATGGGCGAAATGGAAATTCAGGGGTCGGCGGGCGGTGGCGCCATCGTCATTACCAGTAACGCCAAGCTCGAGTTCCGCAGCGTGACGGTGCAGGCGGAAGCGCTGGGCGATCGCGAAACGCTGGAAGATCTGATTCTCACGGCGTTGCGCGATTTAAACGCCAAGGCCGAAAAAATCACCAAGGAAAAAATGGACGACGTCACCGCCGGGATGCCCTTGCCCCCCGGGATGAAGCTTCCTTTTTAA
- the recR gene encoding recombination protein RecR, whose product MSLYTLPLARLVETFQKLPGIGPKSAQRLAFHVLRQPMAEVRQFADALIEAKNAIGECGVCQNLSAQSPCEICVNAQRDAGIVAVVADPQDLLALERAGSFHGRYHVLHGLISPMDGVGPDDLKIRELLARLTPDTAGVAPVREIILALPPSIEGDATTLYLTRLIRPLAILLTRIAFGLPAGGELDYADPLTISRALEGRREVS is encoded by the coding sequence ATGTCGCTGTACACGTTGCCGCTGGCTCGCCTGGTCGAGACGTTTCAGAAGCTGCCGGGCATCGGCCCTAAATCTGCCCAGCGGCTGGCGTTTCACGTCCTGCGTCAGCCCATGGCCGAAGTGCGCCAATTTGCCGATGCGCTGATTGAGGCCAAAAACGCCATTGGCGAATGCGGCGTCTGCCAGAACCTGTCGGCGCAATCGCCGTGCGAAATCTGCGTCAACGCTCAGCGCGATGCCGGGATTGTCGCCGTGGTGGCCGACCCGCAGGATTTGCTGGCTCTGGAGCGCGCGGGCTCGTTTCACGGGCGCTATCATGTCCTCCATGGGCTGATTTCTCCCATGGATGGCGTTGGCCCGGATGACTTGAAAATCCGCGAGTTGTTGGCGCGCCTGACCCCCGATACGGCAGGCGTTGCGCCGGTGCGCGAAATCATTCTGGCGTTGCCGCCTTCAATCGAGGGCGATGCGACGACGCTTTACCTGACGCGACTGATCCGCCCGCTGGCGATTCTGTTGACCCGCATTGCGTTTGGCCTGCCCGCCGGCGGCGAACTCGATTACGCGGATCCGCTGACCATCAGCCGCGCGCTGGAAGGTCGACGCGAGGTGTCGTAA
- a CDS encoding DoxX family membrane protein, translating into MTASFLARLQPLSRRVVASPLTQLLARVFLGGLFVWSGLEKCWHFEAFMAAVHAYGVLPADWAIFYAHALPWAEILAGAYLIVGLFTRWAAGLIAAMMLSFIIAIAWVLARGGAIDCGCFVGGRQEPLTPQKLLEDIALLAMSLWLIVSPSGPWSLDRLLRRKNQTPPAV; encoded by the coding sequence TTGACGGCTTCTTTTCTCGCCCGCCTTCAGCCGTTGTCACGGCGGGTCGTCGCGTCGCCCCTGACACAATTGCTCGCGCGAGTGTTTCTGGGCGGTCTGTTCGTGTGGAGCGGCCTTGAAAAGTGCTGGCACTTCGAGGCATTCATGGCCGCAGTTCATGCCTATGGCGTCTTGCCAGCGGATTGGGCCATATTTTACGCGCATGCGCTGCCGTGGGCAGAGATTCTCGCGGGCGCGTATCTCATCGTCGGGCTGTTTACGCGCTGGGCCGCCGGGCTCATCGCGGCGATGATGCTGAGTTTTATCATCGCCATCGCGTGGGTGCTGGCGCGAGGCGGGGCCATTGATTGCGGCTGCTTTGTCGGCGGCCGTCAAGAACCGCTGACGCCGCAAAAATTGCTGGAAGATATTGCCTTGCTGGCCATGAGCCTCTGGCTGATCGTATCGCCCAGCGGGCCCTGGAGTCTGGATCGCCTGCTGCGCCGCAAGAATCAAACGCCGCCCGCTGTCTAA